The Athalia rosae chromosome 7, iyAthRosa1.1, whole genome shotgun sequence genome window below encodes:
- the LOC125501690 gene encoding uncharacterized protein LOC125501690, with the protein MDNPVSMTWIQKSPNATLQFVWNFVKNGPKASVYKDRIVLLKNHFPSNITPHYDRHSKLTSYSIDLFDNLNMIWERCFNPEPSAFYTCRCSDCNIHTSVIPTLIINHKIIGESGFTGLWEALGFYCKLQTSCNNKNCDQLCQVDITYNTQIFIELDVRPDLTFSRGMTGVPIIVGKYEMTPRPKLFIVIQTPALNLMVLCILHYLMTKLLNIHLKISILWSRLCLT; encoded by the exons ATGGACAATCCGGTATCTATGACTTGGATACAGAAATCTCCAAATGCGACGTTACAGTTTGTCTGgaatttcgtcaaaaatgGACCAAAAGCCTCTGTATACAAAGATCGAATAGTTCTTCTGAAAAACCATTTTCCTTCGAACATCACCCCTCATTATGATCGACACAGTAAACTAACCTCCTATTCAATCGACCTATTTGACAACCTAAACATGATATGGGAAAGATGTTTCAACCCAGAACCCAGCGCATTTTACACTTGCAGATGTTCCGATTGCAATATACATACTTCTGTTATTCCAAcgttaataattaatcacaAAATAATTGGAGAAAGCGGATTCACTGGACTTTGGGAAGCCCTAGGATTTTACTGTAAACTGCAAACTTCATGCAATAACAAGAATTGTGACCAGTTGTGTCAGGTGGACATCACGTACAACACCcagatttttattgaattagaTGTAAGACCTGATTTGACATTTTCAAGAGGGATGACTG GCGTGCCAATAATCGTTGGGAAATATGAAATGACACCAAGACCAAAGTTATTCATTGTAATCCAAACACCTGCATTGAATCTCATGGTGTTGTGTATATTGCATTACCTGATGACGAAATTGTTGAACATTCACTTGAAGATATCGATACTTTGGAGCAGACTTTGTCTCACTTGA
- the LOC125501689 gene encoding uncharacterized protein LOC125501689, whose translation MRKVSLEQKPRYISLPKHHDRVEIPRISPLHDSDTLTRDNWRNKETISHVNFSMSSDEMGENSVLNQCESPLMLRTGSMMPGITLDGEVFQLSKTEIFDAIIHILSCSALDNPNYLTIIKDSPNGTLQFILHFIEKKSCEQIYKERAVLLKCLYSSNMCSEKQKSNDVHMINLTGTLSTTWETCLDNEPSLYCAYECELCGSYITLLPVLTVDTNLILRKGFEALNEGLHFYHYLTKVKCQQEGCPEMCTVTAYPNFHICIYLDVRRNDRSHTKIQCKLQNFPKTLELKSLPGQYRLQGIVSESSDRTVAYCLRAEDHWELYDGYSMIVETFDSSGVINPCGAIYIRT comes from the exons ATGAGAAAAGTAAGTTTGGAACAGAAGCCACGCTATATTTCTCTACCTAAACATCATGATAGAGTAGAAATTCCTAGGATAAGCCCTCTGCATGACTCTGATACCTTAACCAGAGACAACTGGCGTAATAAAGAAACAATAAGTCACGTCAATTTCAGTATGTCATCTGATGAAATGGGAGAAAATTCGGTTTTGAATCAATGTGAATCACCATTAATGTTACGCACTGGGAGTATGATGCCTGGGATCACCCTTGATGGAGAAGTTTTCCAGCTCAGCAAAACAGAgatttttgatgcgattatacatatactttctTGCAGTGCCTTGGATAATCCAAACTACTTGACAATAATCAAAGATTCGCCAAATGGAACCTTACAATTTATTCtccatttcattgaaaaaaaatcgtgtgaACAAATCTACAAAGAGCGAGCTGTTTTATTGAAATGTTTGTACTCTTCAAATATGTGCAGTGAAAAACAGAAGAGCAATGATGTACACATGATTAATCTGACTGGAACATTGTCAACTACTTGGGAAACTTGTTTGGATAACGAACCCAGCCTATACTGTGCTTACGAATGTGAATTGTGTGGAAGTTACATCACATTGCTGCCTGTGTTGACAGTTGATACTAACTTAATTCTCCGAAAAGGTTTCGAGGCATTGAATGAAGGACTCCATTTTTACCACTATTTAACAAAGGTCAAATGTCAGCAGGAAGGTTGTCCTGAAATGTGTACCGTGACTGCCTAtccaaattttcatatatGCATCTATTTGGACGTCAGAAGAAATGATCGCTCCCACACAAAAATCCAATGTAAGCTGCAGAATTTCCCCAAAACATTGGAATTGAAGAGTCTACCAGGACAATATAG ATTACAAGGGATTGTCTCTGAAAGCTCTGACCGCACTGTGGCTTATTGCTTGAGAGCCGAAGATCACTGGGAATTATATGACGGTTACTCCATGATAGTTGAAACCTTCGATTCTTCAGGAGTAATTAATCCTTGTGgtgcgatatacatacgtacctga